From a region of the Dunckerocampus dactyliophorus isolate RoL2022-P2 chromosome 20, RoL_Ddac_1.1, whole genome shotgun sequence genome:
- the yrk gene encoding tyrosine-protein kinase Fgr isoform X2 codes for MGCACCKQKKSAKLEAATLATAANASELSPSDVDGGLSAGLVQGRYCPDPTQAIPDFNKGFSSSAIFPNANAQQWSGGITSGGVTLFIALYDYDARTEDDLTFQKGEKFQIINNTEGDWWEARSLDTGNAGYIPSNYVAPVDSIQAEEWYFGKMGRKDAERQLLGHGNQRGTFLIRESETTKGAYSLSIRDWDDNKGDHVKHYKIRKLDNGGYYITTRSQFDTVQQLVEHYTDTNDGLCYYLTKPCCNATPLTMGLGRDAWEVPRSMLALERKLGQGCFGDVWMGMWNGTTKVAVKTLKPGTMSPEAFLEEAQIMKRLRHDKLVQLYAVVSEEPIYIITEFMSQGSLLDFLKDGEGQNLKLPQLVDMAAQIAAGMAYIERMNYIHRDLRAANILVGDNLVCKIADFGLARLIEDNEYTARQGAKFPIKWTAPEAALYGRFTIKSDVWSFGILLTELITKGRVPYPGMNNREVLEQVERGYRMACAPGCPASLHELMLQCWRREADERHTFEYLQSFLEDYFTATEPQYQPGENL; via the exons ATGGGGTGTGCTTGCTGCAAGCAGAAGAAGTCCGCCAAGCTCGAAGCCGCCACGTTAGCCACCGCCGCCAACGCCTCCGAGCTGTCCCCTAGCGACGTGGACGGCGGCTTGTCGGCGGGCTTGGTGCAGGGCCGCTACTGTCCCGACCCCACGCAGGCCATCCCCGACTTCAACAAGGGCTTCTCGTCCAGCGCCATCTTCCCCAACGCCAACGCGCAGCAGTGGTCTGGAGGCATCACAA GCGGTGGCGTCACGCTCTTCATCGCCCTCTACGACTACGACGCTCGCACCGAGGATGACCTCACCTTCCAGAAAGGAGAGAAGTTCCAGATCATCAACAACAC agAGGGCGACTGGTGGGAGGCTCGCTCTTTGGATACTGGGAACGCTGGTTACATCCCATCCAACTACGTAGCTCCTGTTGACTCCATACAGGCTGAGGa GTGGTATTTTGGAAAGATGGGGAGGAAGGATGCGGAGAGACAGCTCTTGGGCCACGGCAACCAGAGGGGGACTTTCCTCATACGAGAGAGCGAGACCACCAAAG GCGCTTACTCGCTGTCCATCCGGGACTGGGATGACAACAAGGGAGACCACGTGAAGCACTATAAGATCCGCAAACTGGACAACGGGGGCTACTACATCACCACGCGCTCCCAGTTTGACACGGTGCAGCAGCTGGTGGAGCACTACACAG ACACTAACGACGGGCTGTGTTACTACCTGACCAAGCCCTGCTGCAACGCCACACCGCTCACCATGGGCCTGGGGCGGGACGCCTGGGAGGTGCCCCGGTCCATGCTGGCCCTGGAAAGGAAGCTGGGTCAGGGCTGCTTCGGGGACGTGTGGATGG GCATGTGGAACGGCACCACCAAGGTTGCGGTGAAGACGCTGAAGCCTGGAACCATGTCCCCTGAGGCCTTCCTGGAGGAGGCTCAGATCATGAAGAGACTCCGCCACGACAAGCTGGTGCAGCTCTATGCCGTTGTGTCCGAGGAGCCCATCTATATCATCACAGAGTTCATGAGCCAAG GAAGTTTGCTGGACTTCCTAAAAGACGGCGAGGGCCAGAACCTGAAGCTGCCCCAGCTTGTGGACATGGCGgcacag atagCAGCCGGCATGGCGTACATCGAGAGGATGAATTACATCCACCGCGACCTGCGGGCGGCCAACATCCTTGTCGGGGACAACCTGGTGTGTAAGATCGCCGACTTCGGCCTGGCGCGGCTCATTGAAGACAACGAGTACACGGCTAGACAAG GGGCCAAGTTCCCCATCAAGTGGACGGCTCCGGAAGCGGCGCTGTACGGACGCTTCACCATCAAGTCGGACGTGTGGAGCTTCGGCATCCTGCTCACCGAGCTCATCACCAAGGGACGCGTGCCGTACCCAG GCATGAACAACCGCGAGGTGTTGGAGCAGGTGGAGAGAGGCTACCGGATGGCCTGCGCCCCGGGCTGCCCCGCCTCGCTCCATGAACTCATGCTGCAGTGCTGGAGGCGGGAGGCCGACGAGAGGCACACCTTCGAGTACCTGCAGTCCTTCTTGGAGGATTACTTCACCGCCACCGAGCCGCAGTACCAGCCTGGAGAGAACCTGTGA
- the yrk gene encoding tyrosine-protein kinase Fgr isoform X1 has protein sequence MGCACCKQKKSAKLEAATLATAANASELSPSDVDGGLSAGLVQGRYCPDPTQAIPDFNKGFSSSAIFPNANAQQWSGGITSGGVTLFIALYDYDARTEDDLTFQKGEKFQIINNTEGDWWEARSLDTGNAGYIPSNYVAPVDSIQAEEWYFGKMGRKDAERQLLGHGNQRGTFLIRESETTKGAYSLSIRDWDDNKGDHVKHYKIRKLDNGGYYITTRSQFDTVQQLVEHYTERAAGLCCRLIGSCKRGMPKLADLSVKTKDMWEIPRESLQLIKKLGNGQFGEVWMGMWNGTTKVAVKTLKPGTMSPEAFLEEAQIMKRLRHDKLVQLYAVVSEEPIYIITEFMSQGSLLDFLKDGEGQNLKLPQLVDMAAQIAAGMAYIERMNYIHRDLRAANILVGDNLVCKIADFGLARLIEDNEYTARQGAKFPIKWTAPEAALYGRFTIKSDVWSFGILLTELITKGRVPYPGMNNREVLEQVERGYRMACAPGCPASLHELMLQCWRREADERHTFEYLQSFLEDYFTATEPQYQPGENL, from the exons ATGGGGTGTGCTTGCTGCAAGCAGAAGAAGTCCGCCAAGCTCGAAGCCGCCACGTTAGCCACCGCCGCCAACGCCTCCGAGCTGTCCCCTAGCGACGTGGACGGCGGCTTGTCGGCGGGCTTGGTGCAGGGCCGCTACTGTCCCGACCCCACGCAGGCCATCCCCGACTTCAACAAGGGCTTCTCGTCCAGCGCCATCTTCCCCAACGCCAACGCGCAGCAGTGGTCTGGAGGCATCACAA GCGGTGGCGTCACGCTCTTCATCGCCCTCTACGACTACGACGCTCGCACCGAGGATGACCTCACCTTCCAGAAAGGAGAGAAGTTCCAGATCATCAACAACAC agAGGGCGACTGGTGGGAGGCTCGCTCTTTGGATACTGGGAACGCTGGTTACATCCCATCCAACTACGTAGCTCCTGTTGACTCCATACAGGCTGAGGa GTGGTATTTTGGAAAGATGGGGAGGAAGGATGCGGAGAGACAGCTCTTGGGCCACGGCAACCAGAGGGGGACTTTCCTCATACGAGAGAGCGAGACCACCAAAG GCGCTTACTCGCTGTCCATCCGGGACTGGGATGACAACAAGGGAGACCACGTGAAGCACTATAAGATCCGCAAACTGGACAACGGGGGCTACTACATCACCACGCGCTCCCAGTTTGACACGGTGCAGCAGCTGGTGGAGCACTACACAG AGAGAGCCGCGGGGCTGTGCTGCCGTTTGATTGGCAGCTGCAAGCGGGGCATGCCGAAGCTGGCCGACTTATCGGTGAAGACCAAGGACATGTGGGAGATTCCTCGCGAATCCCTGCAGCTGATTAAGAAACTGGGCAACGGCCAGTTTGGAGAAGTCTGGATGG GCATGTGGAACGGCACCACCAAGGTTGCGGTGAAGACGCTGAAGCCTGGAACCATGTCCCCTGAGGCCTTCCTGGAGGAGGCTCAGATCATGAAGAGACTCCGCCACGACAAGCTGGTGCAGCTCTATGCCGTTGTGTCCGAGGAGCCCATCTATATCATCACAGAGTTCATGAGCCAAG GAAGTTTGCTGGACTTCCTAAAAGACGGCGAGGGCCAGAACCTGAAGCTGCCCCAGCTTGTGGACATGGCGgcacag atagCAGCCGGCATGGCGTACATCGAGAGGATGAATTACATCCACCGCGACCTGCGGGCGGCCAACATCCTTGTCGGGGACAACCTGGTGTGTAAGATCGCCGACTTCGGCCTGGCGCGGCTCATTGAAGACAACGAGTACACGGCTAGACAAG GGGCCAAGTTCCCCATCAAGTGGACGGCTCCGGAAGCGGCGCTGTACGGACGCTTCACCATCAAGTCGGACGTGTGGAGCTTCGGCATCCTGCTCACCGAGCTCATCACCAAGGGACGCGTGCCGTACCCAG GCATGAACAACCGCGAGGTGTTGGAGCAGGTGGAGAGAGGCTACCGGATGGCCTGCGCCCCGGGCTGCCCCGCCTCGCTCCATGAACTCATGCTGCAGTGCTGGAGGCGGGAGGCCGACGAGAGGCACACCTTCGAGTACCTGCAGTCCTTCTTGGAGGATTACTTCACCGCCACCGAGCCGCAGTACCAGCCTGGAGAGAACCTGTGA
- the yrk gene encoding tyrosine-protein kinase Fgr isoform X3, which translates to MGCACCKQKKSAKLEAATLATAANASELSPSDVDGGLSAGLVQGRYCPDPTQAIPDFNKGFSSSAIFPNANAQQWSGGITSGGVTLFIALYDYDARTEDDLTFQKGEKFQIINNTEGDWWEARSLDTGNAGYIPSNYVAPVDSIQAEEWYFGKMGRKDAERQLLGHGNQRGTFLIRESETTKGAYSLSIRDWDDNKGDHVKHYKIRKLDNGGYYITTRSQFDTVQQLVEHYTGMWNGTTKVAVKTLKPGTMSPEAFLEEAQIMKRLRHDKLVQLYAVVSEEPIYIITEFMSQGSLLDFLKDGEGQNLKLPQLVDMAAQIAAGMAYIERMNYIHRDLRAANILVGDNLVCKIADFGLARLIEDNEYTARQGAKFPIKWTAPEAALYGRFTIKSDVWSFGILLTELITKGRVPYPGMNNREVLEQVERGYRMACAPGCPASLHELMLQCWRREADERHTFEYLQSFLEDYFTATEPQYQPGENL; encoded by the exons ATGGGGTGTGCTTGCTGCAAGCAGAAGAAGTCCGCCAAGCTCGAAGCCGCCACGTTAGCCACCGCCGCCAACGCCTCCGAGCTGTCCCCTAGCGACGTGGACGGCGGCTTGTCGGCGGGCTTGGTGCAGGGCCGCTACTGTCCCGACCCCACGCAGGCCATCCCCGACTTCAACAAGGGCTTCTCGTCCAGCGCCATCTTCCCCAACGCCAACGCGCAGCAGTGGTCTGGAGGCATCACAA GCGGTGGCGTCACGCTCTTCATCGCCCTCTACGACTACGACGCTCGCACCGAGGATGACCTCACCTTCCAGAAAGGAGAGAAGTTCCAGATCATCAACAACAC agAGGGCGACTGGTGGGAGGCTCGCTCTTTGGATACTGGGAACGCTGGTTACATCCCATCCAACTACGTAGCTCCTGTTGACTCCATACAGGCTGAGGa GTGGTATTTTGGAAAGATGGGGAGGAAGGATGCGGAGAGACAGCTCTTGGGCCACGGCAACCAGAGGGGGACTTTCCTCATACGAGAGAGCGAGACCACCAAAG GCGCTTACTCGCTGTCCATCCGGGACTGGGATGACAACAAGGGAGACCACGTGAAGCACTATAAGATCCGCAAACTGGACAACGGGGGCTACTACATCACCACGCGCTCCCAGTTTGACACGGTGCAGCAGCTGGTGGAGCACTACACAG GCATGTGGAACGGCACCACCAAGGTTGCGGTGAAGACGCTGAAGCCTGGAACCATGTCCCCTGAGGCCTTCCTGGAGGAGGCTCAGATCATGAAGAGACTCCGCCACGACAAGCTGGTGCAGCTCTATGCCGTTGTGTCCGAGGAGCCCATCTATATCATCACAGAGTTCATGAGCCAAG GAAGTTTGCTGGACTTCCTAAAAGACGGCGAGGGCCAGAACCTGAAGCTGCCCCAGCTTGTGGACATGGCGgcacag atagCAGCCGGCATGGCGTACATCGAGAGGATGAATTACATCCACCGCGACCTGCGGGCGGCCAACATCCTTGTCGGGGACAACCTGGTGTGTAAGATCGCCGACTTCGGCCTGGCGCGGCTCATTGAAGACAACGAGTACACGGCTAGACAAG GGGCCAAGTTCCCCATCAAGTGGACGGCTCCGGAAGCGGCGCTGTACGGACGCTTCACCATCAAGTCGGACGTGTGGAGCTTCGGCATCCTGCTCACCGAGCTCATCACCAAGGGACGCGTGCCGTACCCAG GCATGAACAACCGCGAGGTGTTGGAGCAGGTGGAGAGAGGCTACCGGATGGCCTGCGCCCCGGGCTGCCCCGCCTCGCTCCATGAACTCATGCTGCAGTGCTGGAGGCGGGAGGCCGACGAGAGGCACACCTTCGAGTACCTGCAGTCCTTCTTGGAGGATTACTTCACCGCCACCGAGCCGCAGTACCAGCCTGGAGAGAACCTGTGA